One window of Bacillus alkalicellulosilyticus genomic DNA carries:
- the purM gene encoding phosphoribosylformylglycinamidine cyclo-ligase, translated as MSEAYKRAGVDIEAGYEAVERMKKHVARTKRPEVLGGLGGFGGMFDLSKYSLKEPVLVSGTDGVGTKLMLAFMVDKHDTIGIDAVAMCVNDIVAQGAEPLYFLDYIACGKAEPAKIEAIVKGIADGCEQAGCAIVGGETAEMPGMYSEEEYDLAGFTVGIVEKSKLITGETIEAGDVLIGLGSNGVHSNGFSLVRKVLLEENNLDIKETYGNLSKPLGEELLTPTRIYVKPMLSVIEKFTVKGISHITGGGFYENIPRMLPEGLGVDIAKGSWDIPEIFSFIAEQGNIAEKDLFSTFNMGIGMAIVVSENEVEEVLAELQAQGEKASVIGKVKTGDGVSIA; from the coding sequence ATGTCTGAAGCGTATAAACGTGCTGGTGTCGATATAGAAGCCGGTTATGAAGCTGTTGAAAGAATGAAAAAGCATGTAGCACGAACAAAAAGACCGGAAGTATTAGGTGGCCTTGGTGGATTTGGTGGCATGTTTGACCTGTCTAAGTACTCTTTGAAAGAACCAGTCCTGGTTTCAGGAACGGACGGAGTAGGAACAAAGCTAATGCTAGCGTTTATGGTAGATAAGCATGACACAATTGGTATCGATGCGGTAGCCATGTGTGTGAATGATATCGTTGCTCAAGGCGCTGAGCCGTTATACTTCCTTGATTACATTGCCTGTGGGAAAGCAGAACCTGCTAAAATCGAAGCAATTGTAAAAGGAATTGCGGATGGCTGTGAGCAAGCTGGTTGTGCCATTGTCGGTGGTGAAACGGCTGAAATGCCAGGAATGTATAGTGAAGAAGAATATGATTTAGCAGGCTTTACAGTTGGGATTGTTGAAAAATCAAAACTGATTACCGGAGAAACGATTGAAGCTGGAGATGTACTTATTGGACTAGGATCTAATGGAGTTCATTCCAATGGTTTTTCATTAGTACGTAAAGTGTTGCTTGAAGAAAATAACTTAGATATAAAAGAAACGTATGGTAACTTATCCAAGCCATTAGGAGAAGAGTTATTGACTCCTACAAGAATCTATGTGAAACCAATGCTATCAGTGATTGAGAAATTTACGGTAAAAGGAATCTCTCATATTACTGGTGGTGGCTTTTACGAAAACATCCCTCGCATGCTTCCTGAAGGATTAGGAGTAGACATTGCGAAAGGTTCTTGGGATATTCCAGAAATCTTCTCGTTTATTGCTGAGCAAGGGAACATCGCTGAAAAAGACCTGTTCTCTACGTTTAACATGGGAATTGGAATGGCGATTGTTGTCTCAGAAAACGAGGTTGAAGAGGTGCTAGCTGAGCTTCAAGCGCAAGGAGAAAAAGCATCCGTCATTGGAAAAGTGAAAACTGGAGATGGAGTGTCAATCGCATGA
- the purN gene encoding phosphoribosylglycinamide formyltransferase has protein sequence MKNVAVFASGTGSNFQAIIDAVEQGTLQANLVLLVCDKPGAKAIERANSHNIDTFVFTPKQYESKSAFETEIVSELQKRDVDYIALAGYMRLIGPTLLQSYEGKIINIHPSLLPAFPGKDAIGQAFQAGVEKTGVTIHYVDEGMDTGPAIAQGDVVLEENETMETLTKKIQKIEHELYPKTLQKIIEQ, from the coding sequence ATGAAAAATGTAGCCGTATTTGCTTCAGGGACTGGTTCGAATTTTCAAGCCATCATTGATGCAGTTGAACAGGGCACACTTCAAGCAAACCTTGTTTTGCTTGTCTGTGATAAACCAGGCGCAAAGGCGATTGAGCGGGCCAATAGCCATAACATAGATACGTTTGTCTTCACACCAAAGCAATATGAGAGTAAATCAGCATTTGAAACGGAAATTGTGTCTGAGTTACAAAAAAGAGATGTCGATTATATTGCGTTAGCGGGATACATGAGATTAATTGGTCCTACGCTGCTACAAAGTTATGAAGGCAAAATTATTAATATTCATCCGTCTTTATTACCTGCGTTTCCAGGCAAGGATGCAATAGGACAAGCATTCCAAGCTGGTGTCGAAAAAACCGGGGTGACCATTCATTACGTTGATGAAGGAATGGACACGGGGCCAGCTATTGCTCAAGGTGATGTCGTACTTGAAGAAAATGAGACGATGGAAACCTTAACAAAGAAGATTCAAAAAATAGAGCATGAGCTTTATCCAAAAACGTTACAAAAAATAATAGAACAATAA
- the purH gene encoding bifunctional phosphoribosylaminoimidazolecarboxamide formyltransferase/IMP cyclohydrolase, protein MAIKRALVSVSDKEGIVPFVKELVNLGVEVISTGGTSKALQDAGVNVIGISEVTGFPEIMDGRVKTLHPNIHGGLLAMRDNPDHVAQLEKHDITPIDLVVVNLYPFQQTIAKPDVAFADAIENIDIGGPSMLRSAAKNHASVTVVVDPADYETVLAELKENNEVTAETKRKLAAKVFRHTAAYDAVIADYLTKQAGEEYPETLTVTYEKQQSLRYGENPHQKAAFYKKPLGASSSIAAGKQLHGKELSYNNINDADAALAIVKEFSEPAVVAVKHMNPCGVGSAASIEAAYDKAYAADPVSIFGGIIAANREIDGATALKLKEVFLEIIIAPSFSEEAIEILTAKKNLRLLTVPFEGKGATEVKITSIHGGALVQEEDKLGFDDAEIKVVTERQPSEQEWADLKLAWKVVKHVKSNAIVLAKDNMTIGVGAGQMNRVGAAKIAIEQASEKAQGSALGSDAFFPMSDTVEEAGKAGITAIIQPGGSIRDEESIAKANELGITMVFTGVRHFKH, encoded by the coding sequence ATGGCAATCAAAAGAGCACTCGTAAGTGTATCGGACAAAGAGGGTATTGTTCCTTTCGTCAAAGAATTAGTAAACCTTGGTGTAGAGGTTATCTCAACTGGTGGAACAAGTAAAGCATTACAGGATGCAGGAGTCAACGTTATCGGAATTTCAGAGGTCACTGGATTTCCTGAAATCATGGATGGTCGTGTGAAAACATTACATCCAAACATCCACGGGGGATTATTAGCAATGAGAGATAATCCGGATCATGTGGCACAACTAGAAAAACATGACATTACTCCGATTGATTTAGTAGTCGTTAACTTATATCCGTTCCAACAAACGATTGCAAAACCAGATGTAGCTTTTGCCGATGCCATTGAAAATATTGATATTGGTGGACCAAGCATGCTTCGTTCAGCAGCGAAAAATCATGCAAGCGTGACGGTTGTTGTTGATCCTGCAGACTATGAAACAGTATTAGCTGAACTAAAGGAAAACAATGAAGTTACCGCTGAAACAAAACGTAAGCTGGCAGCGAAAGTGTTCCGCCATACGGCAGCATATGATGCTGTGATTGCAGACTATTTAACAAAACAAGCTGGAGAAGAGTATCCGGAAACATTAACGGTAACGTATGAAAAGCAACAATCATTACGTTATGGGGAAAACCCTCATCAAAAAGCAGCTTTTTATAAAAAGCCATTAGGAGCAAGCAGTTCGATTGCGGCAGGTAAGCAATTGCACGGTAAAGAACTATCTTACAATAACATTAATGATGCAGATGCAGCTCTTGCTATTGTAAAAGAGTTTTCTGAACCAGCGGTTGTAGCAGTGAAGCATATGAACCCATGTGGCGTAGGAAGTGCAGCTTCAATTGAAGCTGCTTATGATAAAGCTTATGCAGCTGACCCTGTTTCTATTTTTGGTGGTATTATTGCAGCAAACCGTGAAATTGACGGAGCAACGGCGTTAAAATTAAAAGAAGTATTTCTTGAAATTATCATTGCCCCTTCATTTAGTGAAGAAGCAATTGAAATATTAACAGCAAAGAAAAATTTACGTCTTCTTACTGTTCCATTTGAAGGAAAAGGTGCAACGGAAGTTAAGATTACATCCATTCATGGTGGAGCTCTAGTTCAAGAGGAAGATAAGCTGGGATTTGATGACGCTGAGATTAAAGTTGTGACAGAACGTCAACCTTCAGAACAAGAATGGGCCGATTTGAAACTAGCTTGGAAAGTAGTTAAGCATGTGAAATCTAATGCAATTGTACTTGCAAAAGACAACATGACCATTGGTGTTGGTGCAGGACAAATGAATCGAGTGGGCGCTGCTAAAATTGCGATTGAGCAGGCAAGTGAAAAAGCTCAAGGATCAGCCCTAGGTTCAGATGCGTTCTTCCCAATGAGTGATACGGTCGAAGAAGCAGGAAAAGCAGGAATCACTGCGATTATCCAACCGGGTGGTTCAATCCGTGATGAAGAATCCATAGCAAAGGCAAACGAATTAGGAATTACGATGGTATTTACTGGAGTTCGTCATTTCAAACACTAA
- the purD gene encoding phosphoribosylamine--glycine ligase — protein sequence MKVLVIGSGGREHTIAWKVAQSSKTEKVFVAPGNAGMKDVATILPIAENDHDGLVHFAKEEGIDLTIVGPEVPLLAGVVDSFQEAGLKVFGPRKNAALIEGSKSFAKEIMAKYNIPTGYYETFTSFADAKAYVEEKGAPIVIKADGLAAGKGVVVAMTEEEAVHALHEMLENNQFGAASAKVVIEEYLAGEELSLMAFVNGSTVLPMVGAQDHKRAYDNDEGPNTGGMGAYSPVPQFNQADVNEAVETILQPMAEAMISEGRSFTGILYAGLMMTAKGPKVIEFNARFGDPETQVVLPRLENDLADVMLQLLDGNKPELQWSDDAVVGVVMASKGYPLAYEKGYAIEGLGDVPAETLVFHAGTKEVEGKFVTNGGRVLLLARSAKSLAEAQKLVYKDIELVTSEGLFYRKDIGNKAISSASSSS from the coding sequence ATGAAAGTTTTAGTTATCGGAAGCGGTGGACGTGAGCATACAATTGCATGGAAAGTGGCTCAAAGTTCAAAAACGGAAAAGGTATTCGTGGCACCAGGTAATGCAGGAATGAAAGATGTTGCTACCATTCTTCCTATTGCTGAAAACGACCATGATGGGTTAGTCCATTTCGCAAAGGAAGAGGGTATTGACTTAACCATTGTTGGACCAGAAGTGCCTCTTTTAGCTGGTGTCGTTGATTCATTCCAAGAAGCAGGGCTGAAAGTATTTGGACCAAGGAAAAACGCTGCCTTAATTGAAGGAAGTAAATCTTTTGCAAAAGAGATTATGGCGAAATACAACATTCCAACCGGTTATTACGAAACGTTTACAAGCTTTGCTGATGCGAAAGCGTATGTAGAGGAAAAAGGTGCTCCAATCGTAATTAAAGCGGATGGTTTAGCGGCAGGTAAAGGTGTTGTAGTTGCGATGACGGAGGAAGAAGCCGTTCATGCTCTTCACGAAATGCTTGAAAACAACCAATTTGGTGCAGCCAGTGCAAAAGTTGTCATCGAAGAATATCTAGCGGGAGAAGAGTTGTCATTAATGGCATTTGTTAATGGCTCAACCGTTCTTCCAATGGTGGGTGCTCAAGACCATAAGCGAGCGTATGACAACGACGAAGGTCCAAATACTGGCGGAATGGGAGCCTATTCACCAGTACCACAGTTTAATCAAGCAGATGTAAATGAAGCGGTGGAAACTATCCTTCAACCAATGGCTGAGGCGATGATTTCGGAAGGACGCTCTTTCACTGGAATATTATACGCTGGTTTGATGATGACAGCCAAAGGTCCAAAAGTAATTGAGTTTAACGCTCGATTTGGAGACCCTGAAACTCAAGTTGTTTTACCAAGATTGGAAAATGATTTAGCAGATGTTATGCTTCAACTATTAGATGGAAATAAACCAGAACTTCAATGGTCTGATGATGCAGTTGTTGGTGTGGTTATGGCTTCAAAAGGGTATCCTTTAGCTTATGAAAAAGGATATGCTATTGAAGGTTTAGGTGATGTACCAGCAGAAACATTAGTGTTCCATGCAGGTACGAAGGAAGTGGAAGGGAAGTTTGTCACCAATGGTGGACGAGTGCTTTTACTTGCAAGGTCAGCAAAATCTCTTGCTGAAGCACAAAAACTCGTATACAAGGATATTGAGCTTGTTACGAGTGAGGGCTTATTTTATCGTAAAGATATTGGAAACAAAGCTATTTCGAGTGCTTCTTCCTCTTCATAA
- a CDS encoding EYxxD motif small membrane protein, whose protein sequence is MLFKRRRCLMIEYGIDSLFVYAAVIGTIVALLFIFMKRKKHSK, encoded by the coding sequence ATGCTATTTAAAAGGAGACGATGTCTTATGATTGAATATGGTATTGATAGTCTTTTTGTTTATGCCGCTGTTATTGGTACAATTGTTGCTTTATTGTTTATTTTTATGAAGAGGAAGAAGCACTCGAAATAG
- a CDS encoding YgaP family membrane protein, with amino-acid sequence MKLKQNIGMVNALVRITCGFTILAWATAKLVKKPSHSMPLFVAMMGAMKIAEGITRFCPVTYMIKQQANASTTQNGNQNQQKHETNQNQQSQQQFGTYSEKTNEDFLF; translated from the coding sequence ATGAAATTGAAACAAAACATTGGAATGGTAAATGCTTTAGTCCGAATTACCTGTGGCTTTACGATTTTAGCATGGGCCACAGCAAAACTTGTGAAAAAACCATCACACAGTATGCCTTTATTCGTTGCAATGATGGGAGCGATGAAAATCGCCGAGGGCATTACTCGGTTTTGCCCTGTAACGTATATGATCAAACAACAAGCCAATGCAAGTACAACCCAAAACGGAAATCAAAATCAGCAAAAACATGAAACAAATCAGAACCAACAATCTCAACAACAATTCGGTACGTACTCTGAAAAAACAAATGAAGATTTTCTATTTTAA
- a CDS encoding adenine deaminase C-terminal domain-containing protein yields MTERIYRWTKKRLREQLAVIRGELAPTIVLTHATYLNSSRRQWLHANIWIYGDRIIYVGEQMPTKLDKTEVVDCSQYVIVPGYIEHHAHPFQLYNPLSFANYVSTKGTTTTINDNMMFFLSLEKKKALTLIEKLDEMDTSMYWWCRYDAQTELENEEEIFSYSKMKAWLEHHLVVQGGELTSWPKVLSGDDSILHWMQETKRLGKPIEGHLPGASERTLTQMALLGVNCDHEAMTGEEAIMRLNLGYTASLRHSSIRPDLPKLIEEMIDLGVDDFSQCLLTTDGSTPMFYEDGVLDKLIKIAIDKGVAPIEAYHMATYNVARHYHLDHKLGMIAPGRVAHLNFLSSKENPTPVSVLAKGNWIVKNGVRVSDESTFAWEEFGLEEMKLDWDLTGEDFHFSMPMGLELVNSVILKPYQIGFEDTDDSLSTTHDECFFMMIDKKGKWRMNTIIKGFADRIGGLASSYSNTGDIVLIGKNKIDMMRAFQELKKQGGGIVVVEDGEVRVTMPLPLHGVMSNQPMAEVMSQHKQLEEVLRESGYRHEDPIYTLLFFSSTHLPYIRVTQRGIYDVFNKKILFPSIMR; encoded by the coding sequence ATGACTGAACGAATATATCGTTGGACGAAAAAACGACTTAGAGAACAACTTGCGGTCATCCGTGGTGAGCTAGCTCCGACAATCGTATTAACTCATGCAACCTACTTAAATAGTTCACGACGTCAGTGGCTACATGCAAATATATGGATTTATGGAGATAGAATCATTTATGTTGGGGAACAAATGCCAACAAAGTTAGATAAAACCGAAGTGGTCGACTGTAGTCAGTATGTAATTGTACCAGGTTATATCGAGCATCATGCACATCCATTTCAATTATATAATCCCCTAAGCTTTGCTAATTATGTATCAACAAAGGGGACAACAACAACTATTAATGACAACATGATGTTTTTTTTATCACTCGAAAAAAAGAAAGCGCTTACTTTAATTGAAAAGTTAGATGAAATGGATACATCGATGTATTGGTGGTGTCGTTATGACGCCCAAACGGAGTTGGAAAATGAAGAGGAAATTTTTTCGTATTCTAAAATGAAAGCATGGTTGGAACATCACCTTGTTGTTCAAGGAGGAGAATTAACATCATGGCCAAAAGTACTAAGTGGTGATGATAGTATTCTTCACTGGATGCAGGAAACAAAACGATTAGGAAAACCTATAGAAGGTCACCTTCCAGGTGCATCTGAGCGGACGTTGACTCAAATGGCTTTGTTAGGTGTGAATTGTGACCATGAAGCCATGACAGGTGAGGAAGCCATTATGAGGTTAAATTTAGGGTACACAGCATCCCTTCGTCACTCCTCTATTCGTCCTGACCTCCCGAAACTCATCGAGGAAATGATTGATTTGGGTGTTGATGATTTTAGTCAATGCTTACTCACAACTGATGGATCAACTCCAATGTTTTACGAAGACGGAGTTCTTGATAAGCTTATAAAAATAGCAATCGATAAAGGGGTTGCGCCAATAGAAGCGTACCATATGGCAACCTATAATGTAGCGAGACATTATCATTTAGATCACAAACTTGGGATGATAGCACCAGGTCGAGTCGCACATCTTAATTTCCTTTCAAGCAAAGAAAACCCTACGCCAGTTAGTGTTCTCGCTAAAGGAAACTGGATTGTAAAAAATGGAGTAAGAGTGAGCGATGAGAGCACATTCGCATGGGAAGAATTTGGTCTTGAGGAAATGAAACTCGATTGGGATCTAACGGGTGAAGACTTTCATTTCTCAATGCCAATGGGGCTAGAATTAGTGAACTCCGTTATTTTAAAACCGTATCAAATTGGCTTTGAGGATACAGATGATTCCCTTTCCACTACTCATGATGAATGCTTTTTTATGATGATTGATAAAAAGGGAAAGTGGAGAATGAATACAATCATTAAAGGGTTTGCTGATCGTATTGGAGGTTTAGCTAGCTCCTATTCCAATACGGGTGATATTGTATTAATTGGGAAAAATAAAATCGATATGATGAGAGCTTTTCAAGAGCTTAAAAAACAAGGTGGCGGAATAGTTGTTGTGGAAGATGGTGAAGTTAGGGTAACGATGCCACTGCCTCTTCATGGCGTGATGTCAAATCAGCCAATGGCAGAAGTAATGTCACAGCATAAACAACTAGAAGAGGTTCTTAGAGAATCAGGTTACAGACATGAAGACCCTATCTATACTCTATTATTCTTTTCATCTACGCATCTACCATATATTAGAGTGACGCAGCGAGGAATCTATGATGTTTTCAATAAAAAGATACTCTTTCCTTCGATTATGCGTTAA
- a CDS encoding DUF3048 domain-containing protein, with product MKKGTKVLLAVSFSLLALVGCGKEEVQPEPVVEEPIIEETEPEPLFVTPLTGMGAEEELTSRPVAVIINNDPKARPQSGIDQADVVYEILAEGEITRFVAIFHSEQPERIGPVRSSREYHIDLANGYDSLFVIHGWSPEAKRLLEVENKADYLNGLFYDGTLFKRSTDRVAPHNSYISFEALQEGLTERGYELTGEVEPLAFAKDNSELGGDPAPLINVQYFNRNSVNFKYDEEQQIYLRYNGDQQTVDKDTGNPVILENVLIIETEHKVIDKQGRRDIDLTSGGKALLFQDGKAFELEWTNHNGRLLPSHNGNIVPFVPGKTWINVVPSLDENVEIVQ from the coding sequence ATGAAAAAAGGAACGAAGGTACTACTTGCAGTTTCTTTTAGTCTATTAGCTTTAGTAGGGTGTGGGAAGGAAGAAGTTCAGCCTGAACCAGTAGTCGAAGAACCTATCATAGAGGAAACAGAGCCAGAACCGTTGTTTGTTACTCCATTAACGGGAATGGGAGCTGAGGAAGAATTAACGAGTCGTCCAGTAGCAGTTATTATTAATAATGATCCTAAGGCCAGACCACAATCTGGAATAGACCAGGCAGATGTGGTTTATGAAATATTAGCAGAAGGTGAAATTACTAGATTTGTGGCAATCTTTCATAGTGAACAGCCTGAGCGAATTGGCCCAGTCAGAAGTTCTCGCGAATACCATATTGATTTAGCAAATGGATATGATTCTCTTTTTGTTATTCATGGCTGGAGTCCAGAGGCGAAAAGATTATTAGAAGTAGAAAACAAGGCTGATTATTTAAACGGACTATTTTACGATGGAACATTATTTAAGCGCTCTACGGATAGAGTAGCTCCTCATAATTCATATATTAGCTTTGAAGCACTTCAAGAAGGTCTGACTGAGAGAGGGTATGAACTTACCGGTGAAGTAGAGCCTTTAGCATTTGCTAAAGATAATTCTGAGTTAGGTGGAGATCCTGCTCCGTTGATCAATGTGCAATATTTTAATCGTAACTCTGTCAATTTTAAATACGATGAAGAACAACAAATCTATTTACGTTATAATGGAGACCAACAAACCGTTGATAAGGATACAGGAAATCCTGTCATTTTAGAAAATGTATTGATTATTGAAACTGAACATAAAGTAATAGATAAACAAGGACGACGGGATATCGATTTAACATCTGGTGGCAAGGCGCTTCTTTTTCAAGATGGAAAAGCATTCGAACTGGAATGGACCAATCACAATGGTCGACTCCTTCCTTCTCATAATGGAAACATTGTACCGTTCGTGCCAGGTAAAACATGGATAAACGTTGTGCCATCATTAGATGAAAATGTGGAAATTGTTCAATAG
- a CDS encoding YerC/YecD family TrpR-related protein yields the protein MQIDKLRGKELDQLFKAILTLKDLEECYQFFDDLCTINEIQSLAQRLDVARMLQNGYTYHKIETETGASTATISRVKRCLNYGNDGYKMTLDRVKEQEEGTEI from the coding sequence TTGCAAATCGATAAATTACGAGGCAAAGAACTAGATCAATTGTTCAAAGCGATACTAACATTAAAAGACCTTGAAGAATGTTATCAGTTTTTTGATGACTTGTGTACGATAAATGAAATCCAATCTTTGGCTCAACGACTTGACGTGGCAAGAATGCTTCAAAATGGCTATACGTATCATAAAATTGAGACAGAAACAGGAGCAAGTACTGCAACGATTTCAAGAGTTAAGCGCTGTTTAAATTACGGAAACGACGGCTATAAGATGACATTAGACCGAGTAAAAGAACAAGAAGAAGGTACGGAAATATAA
- a CDS encoding IS256 family transposase has protein sequence MTQIQFNLDIDVLKESVMNSNIDAVVKSSIVLVLNEFMEKERDEHLQASAYERSPERRDYRNGYYERELLISIGKIKLRVPRTREGDFSTSIFERFSRVDQALTLSMLEMVVNGVSTRKVKNIVEQLCGESVSKSFVSSLTEKLDPVVNKWANRPLNVQYFPYLYADAMYIKVREHNKVVPKAVYLMTAMDEEKKRQVIGLKIDHAESFEAWQGFFSDLKARGLQSPKLIVSDAHAGLKKAIDREFIGTSWQRCSVHFKRNIINKLPKKGSSQVIADLRRIYQTISCEEARKFKDDLLMNHQDNPKLKKAIEILEDGFEESIQYLNEPKMYQRHLSSTNSLERLNQEIRRRERVIRIFPNTQSAFRLIGALLMENENLQLNRRYTLKP, from the coding sequence ATGACTCAAATACAGTTTAACCTAGATATTGATGTTTTAAAAGAATCTGTGATGAATTCGAATATTGATGCAGTTGTAAAATCTTCAATTGTATTAGTTCTTAATGAGTTTATGGAGAAAGAACGGGATGAGCATTTACAAGCATCTGCCTATGAGCGTTCTCCAGAACGCCGGGATTACCGTAATGGATATTATGAGCGTGAGCTACTGATTAGTATTGGAAAAATTAAATTACGTGTACCTCGTACAAGAGAAGGAGACTTTTCAACTTCTATATTTGAACGGTTTTCTCGCGTAGACCAAGCACTAACTCTTTCTATGTTAGAAATGGTGGTAAATGGGGTGTCAACACGAAAAGTAAAAAACATTGTAGAACAACTTTGCGGAGAAAGTGTATCCAAATCATTTGTTTCGTCCCTAACGGAGAAGCTTGATCCTGTTGTGAATAAATGGGCTAATCGACCACTTAATGTCCAGTATTTTCCTTACCTCTATGCAGATGCCATGTATATTAAGGTGCGTGAACATAATAAAGTTGTACCCAAAGCAGTCTATCTTATGACGGCAATGGATGAGGAAAAAAAGAGGCAAGTTATTGGATTAAAAATAGACCACGCTGAGAGTTTCGAGGCGTGGCAAGGGTTCTTCAGTGATTTAAAAGCGCGAGGACTCCAATCTCCTAAACTTATTGTCTCTGATGCCCATGCTGGATTAAAAAAGGCTATAGACCGAGAATTTATCGGAACTTCATGGCAAAGGTGTTCCGTTCACTTTAAACGAAACATTATTAATAAACTTCCCAAAAAAGGGTCTAGCCAGGTCATAGCAGATTTGAGAAGAATATACCAAACAATCTCTTGTGAAGAAGCAAGGAAATTTAAAGATGACCTTCTCATGAATCACCAAGATAATCCCAAGTTGAAGAAGGCAATTGAAATCCTTGAAGACGGATTTGAAGAATCCATTCAATATTTAAATGAACCAAAAATGTATCAACGACACCTATCAAGTACCAACTCGTTAGAGCGTCTAAATCAGGAAATAAGAAGACGAGAAAGAGTCATTCGTATTTTTCCAAATACACAATCAGCTTTTCGATTAATTGGGGCGCTATTAATGGAGAATGAAAACCTTCAGTTAAATAGGAGATATACTCTAAAGCCCTAA